The following coding sequences lie in one Micromonospora sp. R77 genomic window:
- a CDS encoding fatty acyl-AMP ligase — translation MTDLAIDGGIQATTLLDILRANATADPDAVAFAQLSFPAGTDTSDGRGVVRELTRGAYDRRSAALAAVLAPRLAPAGRVLVLLAPGLDFLVGLTGVLYAGGVAVACPPPVDGAGDPRTERAVQIAGNAEVTAVVTTAALVDRLGELRDRLGPDVPWLAVDGIDESAADGWTPPGLTGDDLALLQYTSGSTGAPKGVMVSHRNLLHQIDQTVALAGLPAGANVVSWISPYHALGVAGHLLLSQYLGGRAVFLTPEDFVADPLRWLRAISDTPGPVFGCAPNFAFERCLSQVPAARRTGLDLSGWHTTFNAAERVRASTIARFAEEFGPYGFRPETMGPGFGMTEAMLFLTGRHADPEPRVLHVDAAELERGRVVPADPGDRSLTLVGVGPAGPHCEILVVDPETRQVVADDRVGELWVRGEVVCQGYWRRPELSEETFGARLADGTGPFLRTGDLGFRHDGDLVLCGRLKEMIIIRGRNLYPQDVELTCERVHPALAGAPAAAFAVDLDGEERLVVVQSVPDTTGVDLDDLAGRLRAAVTDDHEVETYEVLLVGPDGVAKTVSGKVQRGACRDRYLAGELRLLAGPPPHRHRVPAGPQPAAAPMRDMLSPSTRRCAPRCSSPSCAAGWPGCSAPAPTGSPPTCRWPGWAWSRCVPSSCAATWNATSASASPSPSSCAAR, via the coding sequence ATGACCGACCTTGCCATCGACGGCGGCATCCAGGCGACCACCCTGCTCGACATCCTCCGGGCCAACGCCACGGCCGATCCCGACGCGGTCGCCTTCGCGCAGCTGTCCTTCCCCGCCGGCACCGACACCTCCGACGGTCGCGGCGTCGTGCGGGAACTCACCCGGGGGGCGTACGACCGCCGCTCCGCCGCCCTCGCGGCCGTCCTCGCCCCCCGGCTGGCCCCGGCCGGTCGAGTGCTGGTGCTGCTCGCCCCCGGCCTGGACTTCCTGGTCGGGCTGACCGGCGTGCTGTACGCCGGCGGCGTCGCCGTGGCCTGCCCGCCCCCGGTCGACGGCGCGGGCGACCCGCGCACCGAGCGGGCCGTGCAGATCGCCGGCAACGCCGAGGTGACCGCCGTGGTGACCACCGCCGCGCTGGTCGACCGCCTCGGCGAGCTGCGCGACCGGCTCGGCCCGGACGTGCCGTGGCTCGCCGTGGACGGGATCGACGAGTCCGCCGCCGACGGGTGGACCCCGCCCGGGCTGACCGGCGACGACCTGGCGTTGCTGCAGTACACCTCCGGCTCCACCGGGGCGCCCAAGGGGGTCATGGTCAGCCACCGCAACCTGCTGCACCAGATCGACCAGACCGTCGCGCTGGCCGGGCTGCCCGCCGGGGCGAACGTGGTCAGCTGGATCTCCCCGTACCACGCGCTCGGGGTGGCCGGGCACCTGCTGCTGTCCCAGTACCTCGGTGGCCGGGCCGTCTTCCTCACCCCGGAGGACTTCGTCGCCGACCCGCTGCGCTGGCTGCGGGCCATCTCCGACACCCCCGGGCCGGTCTTCGGCTGCGCCCCGAACTTCGCCTTCGAGCGCTGCCTGAGCCAGGTGCCGGCCGCGCGGCGCACCGGTCTGGACCTCTCCGGCTGGCACACCACGTTCAACGCCGCCGAGCGGGTCCGGGCGAGCACCATCGCCCGCTTCGCCGAGGAGTTCGGCCCGTACGGGTTCCGGCCCGAGACGATGGGGCCCGGCTTCGGGATGACCGAGGCGATGCTCTTCCTCACCGGCCGGCACGCCGACCCGGAACCGCGGGTGCTGCACGTCGACGCCGCCGAGCTGGAGCGGGGCCGGGTGGTGCCCGCCGACCCGGGCGACCGCAGCCTCACCCTGGTCGGGGTCGGCCCGGCCGGGCCGCACTGCGAGATCCTGGTGGTCGACCCGGAGACCCGGCAGGTGGTCGCCGACGACCGGGTGGGCGAGCTGTGGGTGCGCGGCGAGGTGGTCTGCCAGGGCTACTGGCGGCGTCCGGAGCTGTCCGAGGAGACCTTCGGCGCCCGGCTCGCGGACGGGACCGGGCCCTTCCTGCGTACCGGCGACCTGGGTTTCCGGCACGACGGCGACCTGGTGCTCTGCGGCCGGCTCAAGGAAATGATCATCATCCGGGGGCGGAACCTCTATCCGCAGGACGTCGAGCTGACCTGCGAGCGGGTGCACCCGGCGCTGGCCGGTGCCCCGGCCGCCGCGTTCGCCGTCGACCTCGACGGCGAGGAACGCCTCGTCGTGGTCCAGTCCGTCCCGGACACCACCGGCGTCGACCTCGACGACCTGGCCGGCCGGCTGCGCGCCGCCGTCACCGACGACCACGAGGTCGAGACGTACGAGGTGCTGCTGGTCGGCCCGGACGGGGTCGCCAAGACCGTCAGCGGCAAGGTGCAGCGGGGCGCCTGCCGGGACCGCTACCTCGCCGGGGAACTGCGCCTGCTGGCCGGGCCGCCGCCTCACCGCCACCGCGTGCCGGCCGGCCCGCAGCCGGCCGCCGCGCCGATGCGGGACATGTTGTCGCCCTCGACGAGGCGCTGCGCGCCCCGGTGCTCGTCGCCGAGCTGCGCCGCCGGCTGGCCGGGTTGCTCGGCACCGGCACCGACCGGATCGCCACCGACCTGCCGCTGGCCGGGCTGGGCCTGGAGTCGCTGCGTGCCATCGAGCTGCGCCGCGACCTGGAACGCGACCTCGGCGTCGGCATCCCCATCGCCGAGTTCATGCGCGGCACGGTGA
- a CDS encoding NAD(P)/FAD-dependent oxidoreductase, with protein MVPHDPIVVAGAGVGGLTAALALARHGLPVEVYERRTADEILDAPGSGLTLWSNASTPLGRLGLGDRLLAAAERVVEIRNFDSRGRIRFTMRTHPYIWPDALPSLSIGRMDLAAILLSACAERGVPVHHGRRVTGYRRTGDGVEVRLDDETVTGSALIGADGVRSTVLRQLRGEVPGIYLGRSTYRGVCAGTDGLVPEVPLLFHDEATRVGGGVYPIGGDRAAWTLSWKAPAGEREQPGRAHAHAVHLARVLPAVLRDRVARTDPDALVRTDIWYHEWHETWGDGPVTLLGDAAHAMPNDLGQGACQAVEDAVVLADALAAGDPNTPAGVAAALRDYERRRLDRVKWVRQQSVQVATAAEPRGALARWAMGKLTRVYLAVAEKGMWQRMQQPPALTHPAPAVS; from the coding sequence ATGGTTCCGCATGACCCGATCGTCGTCGCCGGGGCGGGGGTGGGCGGCCTCACCGCGGCCCTCGCCCTGGCCCGCCACGGCCTCCCCGTCGAGGTGTACGAGCGCCGCACCGCCGACGAGATCCTCGACGCGCCCGGCAGCGGCCTGACCCTGTGGAGCAACGCGTCCACCCCGCTGGGCCGGCTCGGACTCGGCGACCGGCTGCTGGCCGCCGCCGAGCGGGTGGTGGAGATCCGCAACTTCGACTCCCGGGGGCGGATCCGGTTCACCATGCGTACCCACCCGTACATCTGGCCGGACGCGCTGCCGTCGCTGTCGATCGGCCGGATGGACCTGGCGGCGATCCTGCTGTCGGCCTGCGCGGAGCGTGGTGTGCCGGTGCACCACGGCCGGCGGGTCACCGGCTACCGGCGGACCGGCGACGGCGTGGAGGTCCGCCTCGACGACGAAACCGTCACCGGGTCGGCCCTGATCGGCGCGGACGGGGTCCGCTCCACCGTGCTGCGTCAGCTGCGCGGCGAGGTGCCCGGCATCTATTTGGGCCGGAGCACCTACCGGGGGGTGTGCGCCGGCACCGACGGCCTCGTCCCCGAGGTGCCACTGCTCTTCCACGACGAGGCCACCCGGGTCGGCGGCGGGGTCTATCCGATCGGCGGGGACCGGGCGGCGTGGACGCTGTCCTGGAAGGCCCCGGCCGGAGAGCGGGAGCAGCCCGGCCGCGCGCACGCGCACGCCGTACACCTGGCCCGGGTGCTGCCGGCGGTGCTGCGCGACCGGGTCGCCCGGACCGATCCGGACGCCCTCGTCCGGACCGACATCTGGTACCACGAGTGGCACGAGACCTGGGGCGACGGCCCGGTCACCCTGCTCGGCGACGCCGCCCACGCGATGCCCAACGACCTCGGCCAGGGCGCCTGCCAGGCCGTCGAGGACGCGGTGGTGCTCGCCGACGCGCTGGCCGCCGGTGACCCGAACACCCCGGCCGGGGTCGCCGCCGCGCTGCGCGACTACGAGCGCCGCCGCCTCGACCGGGTGAAGTGGGTACGCCAGCAGTCCGTGCAGGTGGCGACCGCCGCCGAGCCACGCGGTGCGCTGGCCCGCTGGGCGATGGGCAAGCTCACCCGCGTCTACCTCGCGGTGGCCGAGAAGGGCATGTGGCAACGGATGCAGCAGCCCCCCGCACTCACCCATCCCGCCCCCGCCGTCTCCTGA